A single Eubalaena glacialis isolate mEubGla1 chromosome 18, mEubGla1.1.hap2.+ XY, whole genome shotgun sequence DNA region contains:
- the BCAM gene encoding basal cell adhesion molecule encodes MEPPDARAGARRAPRLLVFAFLLGAHPGAKAEVRLSVPPLVEVMRGEPVTLDCTPLGAHDHFMLEWFLADRSGVRHRLASAELHGTELQDKVHDSRGRSPPYQLDSRGRLVLAEAQVGDERDYVCLVRAGAAGTAEATARLNVFAKPEATEVSPNRGTLSVMEDFAQEIATCNSRNGNPAPQITWYRNGQRLEVPMEVNSEGYMTSRTVREASGLLSLTSTLYLRLHKADRDASFHCSVHYRLPTGRHGRLDSPSFRLTLHYPTEHVQFWLGSPSTTAGWVREGDSVQLFCRGDGSPNPEYTFFRLQDKQEDVLKTNLEGNLTLEGVQRSQSGTYGCRVEDYDAAEDAELSKTLELHVAYLDPLELSTGEELSLPLGNSTTLTCSVRGLPAPALRWTKDSVPLGDSPTLSLRSITFDSAGTYTCEASMPTVPVLSRTRSFQLLVQGPPELRAEETQPKAEGSWREGDEVRLICYARGYPEPKLSWNQLGGSLAEPAPGGQGWVSSSLTLKVTSALSRDGISCEASNPYGNDRHVFHFGTVAPQTSQAGVAVMAVAISVGLLLFVVAAFYCMRRKGQPGCCRRGEKGSPPPGEPELSHSGSERPEQTGLLVGGASGGARHGSRGFGDEC; translated from the exons ATGGAGCCCCCGGACGCCCGGGCCGGGGCGCGCAGGGCCCCGCGGCTGCTGGTGTTCGCGTTCCTGCTGGGGGCGCACCCAG GTGCCAAGGCCGAGGTGCGCCTGTCTGTGCCCCCTCTGGTGGAGGTGATGAGGGGGGAGCCTGTCACTCTGGACTGCACCCCTTTGGGGGCCCATGACCATTTCATGCTGGAATGGTTCCTG GCCGACCGCTCTGGGGTCCGCCACCGCCTGGCCTCGGCCGAGCTGCATGGCACTGAGCTCCAGGACAAGGTGCACGACTCCCGGGGCCGCAGCCCCCCATACCAGCTGGACTCGCGGGGGCGTCTGGTGCTGGCCGAGGCCCAGGTGGGCGACGAGCGGGACTACGTGTGCTTGGTGAGGGCGGGGGCAGCGGGCACTGCCGAGGCCACCGCGAGGCTCAATGTGTTCG CGAAACCAGAGGCCACCGAGGTCTCCCCCAACAGAGGGACACTGTCTGTGATGGAGGATTTCGCCCAGGAG ATAGCCACCTGCAACAGTCGCAATGGGAACCCGGCCCCCCAGATCACGTGGTACCGGAACGGGCAGCGCCTGGAGGTGCCCATGGAGGTGAACTCCG AGGGCTATATGACCAGCCGCACCGTCCGGGAGGCCTCGGGCCTGCTGTCTCTCACCAGCACCCTCTACCTGCGGCTGCACAAGGCCGACCGGGACGCCAGCTTCCACTGCTCCGTGCACTACCGCCTGCCCACGGGCCGGCACGGCCGCCTGGACAGCCCTTCCTTCCGCCTCACCCTGCACT ATCCCACGGAGCACGTGCAGTTCTGGTTGGGCAGCCCGTCCACTACTGCAGGCTGGGTTCGCGAGGGTGACTCTGTCCAGCTGTTCTGCCGGGGGGATGGCAGCCCCAACCCGGAGTACACGTTTTTCCGCCTTCAG GACAAGCAGGAGGATGTGCTAAAAACAAATCTCGAGGGGAACTTGACCCTGGAAGGGGTGCAGCGGAGCCAGAGCGGGACCTACGGCTGCAGGGTAGAGGACTACGACGCCGCCGAGGACGCGGAGCTCTCCAAAACCCTGGAGCTGCACGTGGCCT ACCTGGACCCCCTGGAGCTCAGCACTGGGGAGGAGCTTTCCTTACCCCTGGGCAACAGTACAACCTTGACCTGCTCCGTGCGAGGCCTGCCCGCCCCAGCCCTACGCTGGACCAAG gACTCGGTACCCCTGGGGGACAGCCCCACACTCTCCCTCCGCTCCATCACCTTCGATTCCGCCGGCACCTACACGTGTGAGGCCTCCATGCCCACGGTCCCCGTCCTTAGTCGCACCCGGAGCTTCCAGTTGCTGGTCCAAG ggCCACCAGAGTTAAGGGCAGAGGAGACTCAGCCCAAGGCAGAGGGCagctggagggaaggagatgaAGTCAGGCTGATCTGCTACGCACGCGGCTACCCAGAGCCCAAACTCAGCTGGAACCAGTTGGGCGGCAGC CTAGCAGAGCCAGCCCCCGGAGGCCAGGGCTGGGTGAGCAGCTCCCTGACCCTGAAGGTGACCAGTGCCTTGAGCCGAGATGGCATCTCCTGTGAGGCCTCCAACCCCTACGGGAACGACCGGCACGTCTTCCACTTTGGCACTG TGGCCCCCCAGACCTCCCAGGCTGGAGTTGCGGTCATGGCCGTGGCCATCAGCGTGGGCCTGCTGCTCTTCGTCGTGGCCGCCTTCTACTGCATGAGACGCAAGGGGCAACCCGGCTGCTGCCGGCGGGGGGAGAAGGGATCTCC GCCACCTGGGGAACCAGAGCTGAGCCACTCGGGGTCAGAGCGGCCGGAGCAGACAGGCCTTCTCGTGGGGGGTGCCTCTGGAGGAGCCAGGCATGGGAGCAGGGGCTTTGGAGATGAG TGCTGA